From a region of the Thiohalomonas denitrificans genome:
- a CDS encoding tetratricopeptide repeat protein, translated as MNASESENMNLDLSSGIAAFEGKHFATAMQLLSPLADEGEPEAQYRVAIIFQNSLLGSPNEARAAEYMRAAAEQGHAMAQHGLGFMYLEGECVEQDEAEAVKWFQKAADQGLIGSLTTLGMLYQEGRGVEKNEAKGRELLKQAGFDS; from the coding sequence ATGAATGCCAGCGAGAGCGAAAACATGAATCTGGATCTGAGCAGCGGTATCGCCGCTTTCGAAGGGAAACACTTTGCCACTGCCATGCAGCTTCTCTCTCCGCTCGCCGATGAAGGCGAACCGGAGGCGCAATACCGGGTGGCCATTATCTTCCAGAATTCACTGCTGGGCTCTCCCAATGAAGCCAGGGCAGCCGAATACATGCGGGCGGCGGCCGAGCAGGGGCACGCCATGGCCCAGCACGGACTCGGCTTCATGTACCTGGAGGGCGAGTGCGTGGAGCAGGATGAGGCGGAGGCGGTCAAGTGGTTCCAGAAGGCCGCCGATCAGGGGCTCATCGGCTCCCTGACGACCCTCGGTATGCTGTACCAGGAGGGGCGCGGTGTGGAGAAGAACGAGGCCAAAGGCCGGGAACTGCTGAAGCAGGCCGGCTTCGACTCGTGA
- the murU gene encoding N-acetylmuramate alpha-1-phosphate uridylyltransferase MurU has protein sequence MKAMILAAGRGERMRPLTDTTPKPLLQAGGMALIEYHLKALAHAGISELVINHAHLGSRVETVLGDGSDYDLTITYSPEAAALETGGGILQALPLLAPGPFIVVNGDVWTDYPFERLPPEPDGLAHLVLVDNPVHHHGGDFALDGGRVTTSGARLTFSGIGVYRPELFEGCEPGAFPLAPLLRRAIKAGRVSGEHYRGRWMDIGTPQRLAELDRMLMAENESP, from the coding sequence ATGAAAGCGATGATCCTGGCGGCGGGCCGCGGCGAGCGCATGCGGCCGCTAACCGACACCACCCCCAAGCCTTTATTGCAGGCCGGCGGCATGGCCCTCATCGAGTATCACCTGAAAGCGTTGGCACACGCCGGAATCAGCGAATTGGTCATCAATCACGCCCATCTCGGCTCCCGGGTCGAAACGGTTCTGGGGGATGGTTCCGATTATGACCTCACCATCACCTATTCGCCCGAGGCCGCGGCCCTGGAGACCGGTGGCGGGATCCTGCAGGCGCTGCCCCTGCTGGCTCCCGGACCCTTTATCGTGGTCAACGGCGATGTCTGGACGGATTATCCCTTCGAACGCCTGCCCCCTGAACCGGACGGCCTCGCCCATCTGGTGCTGGTGGACAATCCCGTCCATCATCATGGAGGAGACTTCGCCCTTGATGGCGGCCGGGTGACCACTTCGGGAGCACGGCTCACCTTCTCCGGCATCGGGGTGTACCGCCCGGAGCTGTTCGAGGGGTGTGAACCGGGTGCCTTTCCCCTGGCGCCGCTGCTGCGCCGCGCTATCAAGGCCGGTCGGGTCAGCGGTGAACACTATCGCGGCCGCTGGATGGATATCGGGACCCCGCAACGACTGGCTGAGCTGGACCGGATGCTGATGGCGGAGAACGAATCGCCCTGA
- a CDS encoding glutamate-cysteine ligase family protein gives MGQEISGSRFKKHDFEAFRRRLKAETDLLGRWFAEQRFSARHGSVGFELEAWLVDAAAQPAPENVRFLQQLPDALVTPELSLFNVELNSTPLALGGNALGAMHQELSANWLRCRETASAMGLRLAMIGILPTVRDEVLTLANMSLLTRYKALNEQVMRLRGGRALILEIQGREHLRTEHHDVMLEAATTSFQLHFQVAQEKAARYFNVATILSAPMVAASANSPLLFGRRLWQESRIPLFEQAVDIGGIEGAASGPLKRVTFGSGYVRESMFELFQENLEHYPMLLPVELAERPEALSHLRLQNGTIWRWNRPLVGFDKDGTPHLRIEHRVVPAGPSVIDSIANAALFFGLMTTIAEQERGVEVKLDFARARDNFYNAAKHSLDAPIMWLDGKNWRLQELFRRHLLPMAREGLEESGCTAGDIDLYLGIIEERIRTGRTGAAWQGNYIEQTGSDMVELVERYLELQDSGMPVHEWPI, from the coding sequence ATGGGCCAGGAGATCTCGGGAAGCCGCTTCAAGAAGCATGATTTCGAGGCGTTTCGCCGAAGGCTGAAGGCCGAGACAGACCTGCTTGGGCGCTGGTTTGCCGAGCAGCGGTTTTCGGCTCGCCACGGTAGCGTCGGCTTTGAGCTCGAGGCGTGGCTGGTGGATGCCGCCGCCCAGCCGGCGCCCGAGAATGTACGTTTTCTCCAGCAGCTCCCCGATGCGCTGGTGACCCCGGAGCTGTCGCTGTTCAACGTCGAACTCAACAGCACGCCGCTGGCCCTCGGGGGCAATGCACTCGGGGCCATGCATCAGGAACTGAGTGCCAATTGGCTCCGCTGTCGGGAGACGGCCAGCGCCATGGGGCTGCGGTTGGCGATGATCGGCATCCTGCCGACAGTGCGCGACGAGGTGCTGACCCTGGCCAACATGTCGCTCCTCACGCGCTACAAGGCACTTAATGAGCAGGTCATGCGCCTGCGGGGCGGCCGCGCCCTGATTCTCGAGATCCAGGGCCGGGAGCATCTGCGAACCGAACACCACGACGTCATGCTGGAGGCGGCCACCACCTCCTTCCAGCTCCATTTCCAGGTGGCGCAGGAGAAGGCCGCACGCTACTTCAATGTGGCAACGATCCTTTCAGCGCCGATGGTGGCGGCAAGTGCCAATTCACCGCTACTGTTCGGCCGGCGCCTCTGGCAGGAATCGCGCATTCCCCTTTTCGAGCAGGCGGTCGACATCGGAGGCATCGAAGGGGCCGCCTCCGGGCCGCTGAAACGCGTGACCTTTGGTTCCGGCTATGTGCGCGAATCGATGTTCGAGCTGTTTCAGGAGAATCTGGAGCACTATCCCATGCTGCTGCCGGTAGAACTGGCTGAGCGGCCGGAGGCGCTCAGCCATCTGAGACTGCAGAACGGTACAATCTGGCGCTGGAACCGGCCACTGGTGGGGTTCGACAAAGATGGCACACCGCACCTTCGCATCGAGCACCGGGTAGTCCCGGCGGGGCCGAGTGTCATCGACAGCATCGCCAATGCCGCGCTGTTTTTCGGCTTGATGACCACTATCGCCGAGCAGGAGCGGGGCGTGGAGGTGAAGCTGGATTTCGCCAGGGCACGCGACAATTTCTACAACGCCGCCAAACACAGCCTCGATGCCCCCATCATGTGGCTAGATGGCAAAAACTGGAGGCTTCAGGAGCTATTCCGTCGACATCTTCTGCCAATGGCAAGAGAGGGGCTGGAGGAGTCGGGCTGCACTGCAGGCGATATCGACCTCTACCTGGGCATTATCGAGGAACGGATCCGCACCGGTCGTACCGGAGCAGCCTGGCAGGGCAACTATATCGAGCAGACCGGCAGCGATATGGTAGAACTGGTAGAGCGTTACCTGGAACTCCAGGACAGCGGAATGCCCGTGCATGAATGGCCCATTTAA
- a CDS encoding M14 family metallopeptidase — protein MHEPKLEQLEGLPDGLLSRPASRLHEILEGPTLIHLPGRRDEPLVVTVLLHGNEDTGWEAVRALLDQYAGHTLPRSLSLFIGNVAAARHGLRHLEGQPDFNRIWKGGDGPEHRLAAEVLDAVGRRRPFASIDVHNNTGLNPHYGCINRLDHRYLHLATLFSRTVVYFIRPDAVQSMAMARLCPAVTVECGKPGQSANTGHVLEYLDAVLNMAALPDHPVAPHDYDLFHTVATVKVPEDVSFSFRDASAQLLFEPDLDELNFRELPAGTTLAYANGAGARVEARNEKGDPVTEHFFTVIEGELRTRLPIMPSMLTLDDCVIRQDCLCYLMERLPPIAAPET, from the coding sequence ATGCATGAACCGAAGCTGGAGCAACTGGAGGGACTCCCCGACGGGCTGTTGAGCCGGCCGGCGTCGCGGCTGCACGAAATCCTGGAGGGGCCCACCCTGATTCACCTCCCGGGGCGGCGGGACGAGCCACTGGTGGTGACAGTGCTACTGCACGGTAATGAGGATACCGGTTGGGAGGCGGTGCGCGCCCTGCTGGATCAGTACGCGGGGCACACGCTGCCTCGGTCACTGTCGCTGTTCATCGGCAACGTTGCTGCTGCCCGGCATGGCCTGCGGCACCTGGAGGGGCAGCCCGACTTCAACCGCATCTGGAAAGGGGGGGACGGACCCGAACACCGCCTGGCTGCGGAGGTGCTGGATGCCGTTGGCCGGCGCCGACCCTTCGCCAGTATCGACGTCCACAACAATACCGGTCTCAACCCCCACTACGGCTGCATCAACCGCCTCGACCATCGTTATCTGCACCTGGCCACCCTGTTCAGTCGCACGGTGGTCTATTTCATCCGTCCCGATGCCGTTCAGTCCATGGCCATGGCCCGGCTCTGTCCGGCGGTAACAGTCGAGTGCGGCAAACCCGGGCAGTCCGCGAACACCGGCCATGTACTTGAATACCTCGATGCGGTGCTCAACATGGCGGCACTGCCGGATCACCCGGTCGCTCCCCATGACTATGACCTGTTCCATACGGTGGCTACCGTCAAAGTCCCCGAGGACGTCTCCTTCAGCTTCCGGGATGCCAGCGCGCAACTGCTGTTCGAACCCGATCTGGACGAGCTCAACTTTCGCGAACTGCCCGCCGGCACTACGCTGGCCTACGCCAACGGCGCCGGTGCCCGGGTAGAGGCGCGAAACGAAAAGGGGGACCCGGTCACCGAGCACTTCTTCACGGTGATAGAGGGCGAACTGCGCACCCGGCTGCCGATCATGCCATCGATGCTAACCCTCGACGATTGTGTAATCCGGCAGGACTGCCTCTGTTATCTGATGGAGCGCCTGCCCCCCATCGCCGCTCCCGAGACGTAG
- a CDS encoding M90 family metallopeptidase yields the protein MWSFRHWRRRRILARSAVSKGEWRRAEESLPLLESLTDDERHRLREWATLFLHEKSLEGVQGLTIDGDAARRIALQACLPILHLDFDWLRGWTSVVIYPDAFVVDHEEMDSAGVVHRVREARSGESWDRGPLIISAADVDAGRQRDAYNVILHEIAHKLDALNGVADGFPPLHGDMQPEAWTRAFTRAFEDINQRLDAGQETLLDPYAAEAPEEFFAVATETFFEVPERLAEAYPDVFEQLARFYRVWSLKRS from the coding sequence GTGTGGAGCTTCAGGCACTGGCGCCGCCGCCGCATACTGGCCCGCTCGGCGGTTTCCAAAGGGGAGTGGCGGCGCGCCGAAGAGTCACTCCCGCTACTTGAGAGCCTGACGGACGATGAACGCCATCGATTACGTGAGTGGGCGACGCTTTTCCTTCACGAGAAATCCCTCGAGGGTGTGCAGGGGCTGACTATCGATGGTGATGCGGCACGTCGCATCGCCCTGCAGGCCTGCCTGCCGATCCTCCATCTCGACTTCGATTGGCTCCGCGGCTGGACGTCGGTGGTGATCTACCCCGATGCATTCGTGGTGGATCACGAGGAAATGGATAGTGCCGGCGTGGTCCACCGTGTCCGGGAGGCACGCAGTGGCGAGTCTTGGGACCGCGGTCCGCTGATTATCTCCGCCGCCGACGTAGACGCGGGTCGTCAGCGGGACGCCTACAACGTGATTCTCCACGAGATCGCCCACAAACTCGATGCCTTGAACGGCGTCGCCGACGGTTTTCCTCCCCTGCATGGTGATATGCAGCCCGAAGCGTGGACCCGTGCCTTCACCCGGGCATTCGAGGATATCAACCAGCGGCTGGACGCGGGCCAGGAGACCCTTCTGGACCCTTATGCCGCCGAAGCGCCCGAGGAATTCTTCGCCGTCGCCACCGAGACCTTTTTCGAGGTTCCGGAACGATTGGCAGAAGCCTATCCAGACGTTTTCGAACAGCTCGCCCGATTTTACCGGGTGTGGTCGTTAAAGAGGTCATAA
- a CDS encoding aminoglycoside phosphotransferase family protein: MPKRMEQLTRWLRHDVGLPPFELAPASADASFRRYFRIVFNGESRIVMDAPPDKEDVRPFVRIARQLRSVGLNVPAIEAENTEEGFLLLGDLGECQYLSELDDGSVDRLYGDALGALVVLQSCGPEGLPAYEGELLWREMELFREWFLGRHLGLELKESEQRMLDEVFERLIAAALEQPQVPVHRDFHSRNLMVAPHNPGILDFQDAVSGPVTYDLVSLLRDAYIEWPRERVEDWVQGYHDLLVDSGVLRQPGEQAFLRWFDLMGAQRHLKVLGIFARLHHRDGKAAYLDDMPLTFHYLLDESSRYPELRKLQHFLQERVAPFFQRG, from the coding sequence ATGCCCAAACGCATGGAGCAGCTCACCCGCTGGCTTAGGCACGATGTGGGACTGCCGCCTTTTGAACTGGCACCCGCCTCCGCGGACGCCAGCTTCCGTCGCTATTTCCGCATTGTCTTCAACGGCGAGTCCCGCATCGTCATGGACGCCCCGCCCGACAAGGAGGATGTGCGACCGTTCGTTCGTATCGCGCGGCAGTTGCGATCTGTCGGTCTCAATGTTCCTGCCATCGAAGCGGAGAATACCGAGGAAGGGTTTCTGCTGCTCGGTGATTTGGGAGAGTGCCAGTACCTTTCCGAACTCGATGACGGCAGCGTCGATCGTCTGTATGGCGATGCACTGGGGGCCCTTGTGGTGCTTCAAAGCTGTGGACCTGAGGGGTTGCCGGCCTACGAAGGGGAACTCCTGTGGCGCGAAATGGAGCTGTTTCGTGAATGGTTCCTGGGACGTCATCTCGGGTTGGAACTGAAGGAATCGGAGCAGCGGATGCTCGACGAGGTCTTTGAGCGGCTGATTGCGGCCGCACTCGAACAGCCGCAGGTCCCGGTGCATCGGGATTTCCACTCCCGAAACCTGATGGTGGCGCCGCATAATCCGGGTATTCTGGACTTCCAGGATGCCGTGTCCGGTCCGGTGACCTACGACCTGGTGTCACTGCTGCGGGATGCCTACATTGAATGGCCCCGGGAACGGGTGGAGGATTGGGTGCAGGGTTACCACGACCTCCTTGTGGACTCGGGCGTTCTGCGCCAGCCTGGAGAGCAGGCCTTCCTGCGCTGGTTCGACCTGATGGGGGCGCAGCGTCACCTCAAGGTGTTGGGGATCTTTGCCCGACTTCACCACCGTGACGGCAAGGCCGCCTACCTGGACGACATGCCGCTCACGTTCCACTATCTGCTCGATGAGAGTTCCCGCTACCCCGAACTGAGGAAATTGCAGCACTTCCTTCAGGAACGCGTCGCGCCATTTTTCCAGCGAGGGTGA
- a CDS encoding ABC transporter ATP-binding protein, producing MTVLRVNHLKHVFGSGELAVTALEEIDFAVEAGELMALLGPSGSGKSTLLLCISLILAPTAGSIEIGGHTVYAEGWAHRESRRLRREKIGFIFQGHNLIPFLSARDNIVLALELNGVGRRSARQRADELLDYLEVTHRADALPGNLSGGEQQRVAIGRALANEPPLILADEPTASLDTERGGRVMELLKRIARERNSAVITVTHDERMIAGFDTVRRLRDGRLLVAEEYT from the coding sequence ATGACGGTCCTGCGCGTGAATCACCTCAAGCACGTCTTTGGCAGTGGCGAGCTGGCGGTGACGGCTCTGGAGGAGATCGACTTCGCCGTCGAGGCGGGTGAGTTGATGGCTCTGCTCGGGCCTAGCGGATCGGGCAAGAGCACCCTGCTGTTGTGCATCAGCCTAATCCTGGCGCCGACCGCCGGCAGCATCGAGATCGGCGGCCATACGGTCTACGCCGAAGGCTGGGCGCACCGGGAGTCGCGCCGCCTGCGGCGGGAGAAGATCGGCTTCATCTTTCAGGGCCATAACCTGATCCCTTTCCTCAGCGCCCGCGATAACATCGTTCTGGCCCTGGAGCTGAACGGGGTGGGCCGGCGGTCGGCCCGCCAGCGGGCTGATGAGCTGCTGGACTATCTGGAGGTCACCCACCGTGCGGACGCGCTGCCGGGCAATCTCTCCGGCGGCGAGCAGCAGCGGGTCGCCATCGGGCGGGCCCTGGCCAACGAGCCGCCGCTCATCCTTGCCGACGAGCCCACCGCCTCCCTCGATACCGAGCGCGGCGGCCGGGTTATGGAGTTGCTCAAGCGCATCGCCCGGGAACGCAATTCGGCCGTCATCACGGTTACCCACGACGAACGCATGATTGCCGGCTTCGATACTGTCCGGCGGCTGCGCGACGGGCGACTGCTGGTGGCGGAGGAGTACACATGA
- a CDS encoding ABC transporter permease gives MDLAIKDVRRHLGKFLATIAGVGMLVAIVLIMNGIFQGNIADGIWLIENTRADLWVVERDRGGPFNESSRIPTDSYRSVAATPGVARASPFISYAVQREIGGREQQFTIIGYDVFGGLGEPGRIIAGRPIRRAHYELVADRKLGLALGQTLRLGVHEYTVVGLTRGAVDSGGNPLAYLSLPDAQEVLYQQDNRALEVQRESDRQRLEDAGYASAEVERLLPLLGGGSATISAVLVALTPGADRDAVARHIERWLYLSAYTTEQERDLMLEGKLKRMTAILGVFRTLLLAVAIVIIALLIYVLTMEKVRAIATLKIIGAGNGVIVRLILEQALVLTLGSFAFGYALTTATQDKFPRNLVLLPEETMLTFIIMLVGGVLASLMGIWHALRTPPSLALGG, from the coding sequence ATGGACCTCGCGATCAAGGATGTCCGTCGCCACCTCGGCAAGTTTCTCGCCACCATTGCCGGCGTCGGCATGCTGGTGGCCATTGTTCTCATCATGAACGGCATTTTCCAGGGCAACATCGCCGACGGCATCTGGCTTATCGAGAACACCCGGGCCGATCTGTGGGTGGTGGAACGGGATCGCGGCGGCCCTTTCAACGAATCCTCCCGCATTCCTACCGACAGTTACCGTAGTGTGGCGGCGACCCCCGGCGTGGCCCGGGCCAGCCCCTTCATCAGTTACGCCGTGCAGCGGGAGATCGGCGGCCGGGAGCAGCAGTTCACCATTATCGGCTACGACGTCTTCGGCGGGCTCGGCGAGCCTGGACGGATCATCGCCGGGCGGCCGATTCGGCGCGCCCACTATGAGCTGGTAGCCGACCGCAAGTTGGGGCTGGCACTGGGGCAGACCCTACGGCTCGGGGTGCATGAATATACGGTGGTGGGCTTGACCCGGGGGGCGGTTGATTCTGGCGGGAATCCACTGGCCTATCTCTCGTTGCCGGACGCCCAGGAGGTGCTCTACCAGCAGGACAACCGGGCTTTGGAGGTCCAACGGGAAAGTGACCGCCAGCGTCTGGAGGATGCGGGCTATGCGTCGGCCGAAGTGGAACGGCTGCTGCCGTTACTCGGCGGTGGCAGCGCCACGATCAGTGCAGTGCTGGTGGCGCTGACCCCCGGCGCCGACCGGGATGCGGTCGCCCGCCATATCGAGCGGTGGCTCTATCTCAGTGCCTACACCACCGAGCAGGAACGGGACCTGATGCTGGAGGGCAAGCTCAAGCGGATGACGGCAATTCTCGGTGTCTTCCGGACATTGCTGCTTGCCGTGGCCATCGTCATCATCGCCTTGCTGATCTATGTCCTTACGATGGAAAAGGTTCGCGCTATCGCCACACTCAAGATCATCGGTGCGGGCAACGGCGTGATCGTCCGCCTTATTCTGGAGCAGGCACTGGTACTCACTCTCGGGAGCTTCGCCTTCGGCTACGCCCTGACCACCGCCACCCAGGACAAATTTCCGCGTAATCTGGTGCTGCTGCCGGAGGAGACCATGCTCACCTTCATCATCATGCTGGTCGGAGGCGTATTGGCGAGCCTGATGGGGATCTGGCACGCTCTGCGCACGCCGCCATCGCTGGCACTGGGGGGGTAA
- a CDS encoding efflux RND transporter periplasmic adaptor subunit yields MAKSLKWLSLSGVVLALAMLAVYRFWIYLLPVEVVVAQEGRVAHNVHIPGTIQARYPITVSARIPSAITELHADEGDMIERGELLARFDDRELAAGLAVARAELELALANHRRDRELFGKDRGLISRSELDASSAAVQAARARETETATALSHTRIEAPTRGVVTARLVEQGHTVGAGTPLFRLVDPATLWIAARVDESVVGAVEVGQPAKIELRTGEQLAGTVARIGRESDAVTRELEVNIAFDKPPTRFAINLEAEVTIRAGEKQGVVVPTYALSYGDGGQAVLVIRKRRVQRQPVETGIEDGERVLVRNGIQAGEQVVATPQQVRVGQRVEPVPRER; encoded by the coding sequence ATGGCTAAATCGTTGAAATGGCTTAGCCTGAGCGGAGTGGTCCTGGCACTTGCCATGCTGGCCGTCTATCGCTTCTGGATTTACCTGCTGCCGGTGGAGGTGGTTGTGGCGCAGGAGGGTCGCGTGGCCCACAACGTTCATATCCCCGGCACTATACAGGCGCGCTACCCGATTACGGTAAGTGCCCGCATCCCCTCCGCAATTACCGAACTGCACGCGGACGAAGGCGATATGATCGAGCGAGGGGAGCTGCTTGCCCGTTTCGATGACCGGGAGTTGGCAGCCGGGCTTGCTGTTGCACGCGCCGAGCTGGAACTGGCACTGGCGAATCACCGGCGCGATCGTGAGCTGTTCGGGAAGGACCGGGGGCTCATCTCACGCAGCGAGTTGGACGCGTCGTCGGCGGCCGTGCAGGCGGCCCGGGCGCGTGAAACAGAGACGGCCACCGCACTCTCGCATACTCGCATCGAGGCGCCGACCCGTGGCGTGGTCACGGCACGCCTGGTCGAGCAGGGCCACACGGTAGGTGCCGGTACTCCGCTCTTCCGTCTGGTGGACCCGGCAACACTCTGGATCGCTGCCCGTGTCGATGAGTCGGTGGTCGGGGCCGTAGAGGTGGGGCAGCCGGCGAAAATCGAGCTGCGCACCGGTGAACAGCTGGCGGGCACGGTGGCGCGTATCGGCAGGGAGTCGGATGCGGTCACCCGCGAGCTGGAGGTCAACATCGCCTTCGACAAGCCCCCGACGCGCTTTGCTATTAATCTCGAGGCGGAGGTCACTATCCGTGCCGGCGAGAAACAAGGGGTGGTTGTTCCCACCTATGCGCTTTCATATGGAGATGGTGGCCAGGCGGTGCTGGTGATACGGAAACGTCGTGTTCAGCGACAGCCGGTTGAGACCGGGATCGAAGACGGTGAACGCGTGCTGGTGCGTAACGGTATACAGGCAGGCGAACAGGTGGTGGCCACACCACAGCAGGTGCGGGTCGGCCAGCGGGTCGAGCCGGTCCCGAGAGAGCGGTAA
- a CDS encoding DUF1104 domain-containing protein: MNFRNRFGAALLTFGLVLASPTLATDFGGKTNEELMRMNPQQMSADEREQFRTEMRQRMQNMDSAEQQQFRNEMRSQSGGGQGNKQGRGRGGY, encoded by the coding sequence ATGAACTTCCGGAACCGGTTTGGTGCAGCATTGCTGACGTTTGGCCTCGTCCTGGCGTCACCGACACTGGCGACCGACTTTGGCGGCAAAACCAATGAGGAACTGATGCGCATGAATCCGCAGCAGATGAGTGCCGATGAGCGGGAACAATTCCGCACCGAGATGCGCCAGCGGATGCAGAATATGGATTCGGCTGAGCAGCAGCAGTTTCGCAACGAGATGCGCAGCCAGAGCGGTGGCGGACAAGGCAATAAACAGGGCAGGGGACGGGGTGGCTACTGA
- a CDS encoding response regulator, giving the protein MVTPSERILVVDDDAEIRTLLRDYLRRNGLYAEAVADGATMRAALRREHFDLIVLDIMLPGEDGLALCRELRAHSTLPVILLTARVEETDRIVGLEMGADDYVPKPFNPRELLARIGAVLRRVRALPPTAERTDVRRLRFAGWTLDLLQRRLISPQEVVVALSTGEYRLLQVFLEHPRQILGRDRLLDLTRGREALPFDRSVDVQVGRLRKRLDDDRTTLIQTVRGEGYILAAEVEAER; this is encoded by the coding sequence ATGGTGACTCCATCCGAACGTATCCTGGTTGTCGATGATGATGCCGAAATCCGCACCCTGTTGCGCGATTATCTGCGGCGCAACGGTCTCTACGCGGAAGCAGTCGCCGACGGTGCGACAATGCGCGCGGCGCTCAGGCGGGAGCATTTCGACCTGATAGTGCTGGATATCATGCTCCCCGGCGAAGATGGACTGGCGCTGTGCCGCGAACTGCGGGCCCACTCTACGCTCCCGGTGATCCTGCTCACTGCACGCGTCGAGGAGACGGACCGCATTGTTGGCCTCGAGATGGGGGCAGACGACTACGTGCCCAAGCCCTTCAACCCGCGCGAACTGCTAGCCCGGATCGGAGCAGTTTTGCGACGGGTGCGGGCGCTGCCTCCGACCGCCGAGCGCACCGATGTGCGTCGCCTGCGCTTTGCCGGCTGGACACTGGACCTGCTCCAGCGCCGGCTGATTTCTCCGCAAGAAGTGGTGGTGGCCCTGTCTACGGGCGAGTACCGCCTGCTTCAGGTCTTTCTCGAACACCCCCGGCAGATACTCGGTCGTGACCGGCTGCTGGACCTTACCCGAGGTCGAGAGGCACTGCCGTTCGATCGCAGTGTCGATGTCCAGGTGGGCCGCCTGCGCAAACGACTGGACGACGACCGCACCACCCTGATCCAGACGGTACGCGGAGAGGGTTACATTCTGGCCGCCGAAGTGGAGGCCGAGCGGTGA
- a CDS encoding ATP-binding protein, producing MSRLLPATLSGRLFATLLAGLLLAQILGAVVLLRDRAAVLYKAGGVSAAQRIGDLIQVLDRLDHPTRSALLPVLNSGPLQVRILEQAPPPLPDSSPGGQHVRMLLRRLLGPERPQQMVVSTTASAPPTGETGPSPGRQGVPAAALLIVQAQLWDDAWVRIEHRVTTGHQGSWPLRLLLTLIILLASVVGLTLLIVRWLTRPLAVLATAAEGLGRDIHHTPLAETGPAEVRRAAAAFNTMQARLRSYIHERERTLAAISHDLRTPITRLRLRAELINHEELRAKVNDDLVEMEEMTAAALDLLRGVNREEPVQPVDMMALLGSLQADHEEAGEAVVLEGTTQTPYPGRPLALKRLFANLLGNALNYGGQAGVRVDDRADRLEVTVADRGPGIPEAQLETVFEPFYRLERSRSRETGGVGLGLAVARDIARLHGGELHLQNRTGGGLEAVLTLPR from the coding sequence GTGAGCCGGCTGCTACCGGCCACCCTTTCCGGCCGCCTCTTTGCCACACTGCTCGCCGGTCTGCTGCTGGCCCAGATCCTGGGTGCGGTGGTGCTGCTGCGGGACCGCGCCGCCGTCCTTTACAAGGCGGGCGGAGTCAGCGCTGCCCAGCGGATCGGGGACCTTATACAGGTGCTGGATCGTCTCGATCACCCGACGCGCAGCGCACTCCTGCCTGTACTCAACAGCGGCCCGCTGCAGGTGCGGATCCTCGAGCAAGCGCCGCCTCCATTACCCGATAGCAGCCCGGGTGGCCAGCATGTCCGCATGCTCCTGCGACGCCTGCTGGGTCCGGAACGACCGCAGCAGATGGTGGTGAGCACCACAGCCTCTGCGCCCCCCACAGGCGAAACCGGGCCGAGTCCCGGCCGACAGGGAGTGCCTGCGGCGGCGCTGCTGATCGTGCAGGCACAGCTGTGGGATGACGCCTGGGTGCGCATTGAACATCGTGTGACAACCGGCCACCAGGGCTCATGGCCGTTGCGCCTGCTGTTGACGCTGATCATCTTACTGGCCTCGGTGGTGGGGCTTACGCTTCTCATCGTGCGTTGGCTCACGCGGCCACTGGCGGTGCTGGCCACGGCGGCCGAAGGGCTGGGACGGGATATCCACCATACACCGCTGGCCGAAACGGGACCTGCCGAGGTGCGCCGGGCGGCAGCGGCTTTCAATACCATGCAGGCTCGGTTGCGCAGCTATATCCACGAACGGGAACGGACCCTGGCAGCCATTTCCCACGACCTGCGCACTCCTATTACGCGGCTGCGGCTACGCGCCGAATTGATCAACCATGAGGAGCTTCGGGCGAAGGTCAACGACGACCTCGTCGAGATGGAAGAGATGACGGCAGCGGCGCTGGATCTGCTGCGCGGCGTGAACCGTGAAGAGCCGGTTCAGCCGGTGGACATGATGGCACTCCTCGGCAGCCTGCAGGCGGACCATGAGGAAGCAGGCGAAGCGGTTGTCCTTGAGGGGACAACGCAGACACCCTATCCTGGGCGTCCCCTTGCACTGAAACGGCTGTTTGCCAATCTACTCGGCAACGCCCTGAACTACGGCGGCCAGGCCGGGGTGCGGGTCGACGACCGGGCCGACAGGCTCGAGGTCACCGTAGCCGACAGGGGCCCCGGTATTCCCGAGGCGCAACTGGAGACGGTATTCGAGCCTTTCTATCGTCTGGAGAGATCGCGCAGCCGCGAGACCGGTGGTGTCGGCCTGGGTCTGGCGGTCGCGCGCGATATTGCGCGCCTCCACGGTGGCGAGTTGCACCTTCAAAACCGCACCGGCGGTGGACTGGAAGCCGTCCTCACCTTGCCACGCTGA